In the Halobacteriovorax sp. GB3 genome, AGGCCTTTAAGCAACACCCAGACTTTAACTCTTTCAAAGGTCGCTTTAACTTTATTCGTGTCCCATACCTACTCGATTACAAAGAAGAGGAAAAAATATACGAAGAACAGGTTTCTCGCTTAAAGGAGCGAACTAATTTTGAACCTTACTCTCTAAAAGCACTGTGTATGTTTGCCGTCATGACGAGACTTCGCTCTCCGATGGGAAAACACTACAAAGATAAAAAGTTAACAGATATTGTCACAAGCTTAAATCCACTAGAAAAATGTCACATTCTTAGTGGAGGAGAACTCCCTGATCGCTTTGATATTGAAAGCAAGCAGATCCTAAAGCATGGAAGTGATGAACTTAAAAATGAATTTGAATTTGAAAATCTATACGAAGGTAAATTTGGTATTTCTCCACGCGATATCAAAAACATCATCTATCGCTTATCTAGCCTAAATGACACTGTTACTTTCGTAGAAGTTTTCAAATATCTAGAAAGAGTTATTCAAAAGAAGAACGACTACGACTTTCTCAATATGACTCCTCATGGAGATTTTCACAACCCAGCGAAGTTCATTGATCTAATTAAAGACGAAATGCTCGATCTCTTCGATAGAGAGTTACGTTCTAGTTTAGGCCTCATTGATGATCGCTCTTATGAAGATTATTTAAGACGCTATATTGAAAATATCAATGCCATGATTAAAGGTGAAAAAATTAAAAACTCAATCACTGGCAAGTATGAAGAGTGTGATGAATATTTCATCAAGGAATTCGAATCAAATATCAATCTCAAAGAAGATGCGATGAAGTTCCGTTCTCACCTCATCTCTAAACTTGGTGCATTTTATCTCGACAATCCAGGAACAAAGATTATTTACAAAGAAATCTTCCCTGAAGTTGTCGATCGCCTACAAGAGAGCTTTCGCAACGAACAAAAGAAGGCCATTGTCGAGATCTCGAAAAATCTTGTTTTCTATGAGGCGGAAATGAGTGGTAAAGAAGAGAAAAAGCAGACTCTTCTTACAGAAGATAGCAGAAAACAGATCCTTACAGTGTTAGAAAACCTCACAACGAAATATGGTTATTCACAAAACGGTGCACTTCAGCTAATAAAGTTCATAATAAAAGAACGTTATTAGTACAAATAAATGGGCATTGTAAAAAAACACTTCGGAACAGATTTATATTACGCAATTTATTCGGTCGAGGAAGAGCAACATTTCATGCGCCTCGACCAATTCATGCAAACCTTCCTTCCTAGTTGGTCGAGACAGCAAATTAAAAAGCGTATCAAAGACAAGAGCATCCAAATTCTAGGACGCCCGGGAAACAATCGCCCTTCAACTCTCGTGCACCATAGAGAGCATATTCAAATCACCATGCGTGATGAAGGCGTTGAAGACGAGTACTGGAATGGAGAAAAACTAGAGCTCGACAAAGATCCTGAAATTGTTTTTGAAGATGATGATCTCGCAGTTATCTCAAAACCAGCCTACATGTCCACTCACCCAACAGGTCGCCACTTATTTAATTGTGCAACTGTTGTCATGGAAGGACGCTATCAAAAGACTGTTCACTCTGTGCATAGACTCGATCGTGAAACATCGGGAATCCTCGTCATGGGTAGAAATCCAAAAATCTCCACAATTATGACGGATCACTTTCTCTATGATCGCGTAAGAAAGTGTTACTTCTTCATCGCAATTGCCAATGAAGAGTATAACGGTGAAATTAAATTTGAATCCAATGAAAGACTTGGTTCTGCAACTAAGACAGGACTTAAAAGAGTTCTCATCAATCACTATCCTGAAGATTCAAGTGATGGGAAGCACGCTAGAACACTCTTTCACATCATTCATCAAGAAGGAAAGTACGTTATTGGACTGGCCTTCCCACAAACAGGTCGCCAGCATCAAATTCGTGTACATGCCATGGTTCAAGGTCTTCCACTTTTGGGGGATAAAATGTATCTCGGTGGATTTAAAATGTTTCAACGTTTCAAGGATCAAATAGCGAGCACTGAAGATCACGATCTCATGCAGATTACTCGTCATGCTCTACATGCCATGGCCATAAAGATTCCTTATAAAGGTGAAGAAAGAATTTTCAAATCTCATATCCCACTAGATTTAAAAGCATGGCTTGAACAAAATATAGAAATGCCAATATCAGAACTAGAAGAAAAGCTCTCAGATGGTATTGATGAATATCTTAATCAGTAAATTATTTCAATGAGGACTTAAGGTAGTTATAAACTCCCTTTGGACCTTCATTTTCTTCACCAACTAAAATTTCAGATGGTTCATACTCTAGTTTTTTAAGAACGGATTTAATATTGGAAACACCAACTGTGTTGGAAAGATTTTTAAACATCGATTCATCATTAAGAGAGTCTCCAAAGAAAACTGTTTGATCGAGAGAAATACTGGAATAATTTCTCTTCATAAACTCAACAACAGCTTTATACTTTGAAACTTCTCCACACCAAAAATTCAAATGAACATTGGATTGAGAGTAATTGATCTTCTCTTTTTCCATGAACGCTTTGATCTCTTTCATGCGCTCAAGATCTTCAGTTAAATCATCAAGTTCAATGGCCCTATCAGTACGCCTTCCAATTGAATCAATTGTAAGCTCAAGTCCATGAAACTTTTTAAGAAGTGCTTTTGAAAATGTTCTAAGCCTTGTTCGATCTTTCTCTTCTACAAGGTAGTCGTTGTAGAGATGATTCCCTTTCTTTCTTCCAACGATAACTCCTCCGCCCTCACAAATGACATGATTGAGATTAGAGAAGTGAGTCAGTAGAAAGTGTCCCCATGAAATAGACCTTCCCGTCACAATAACCAGTGGAATGGAATTCTTTTCTAGTATCTCAAGAATTGAAAAGAAGTCTTTCGTAAAATCAGTGTGATGAGTAAGAGTGCCATCAAAATCAGAGAATACAATACTAGGAATCATGGATTAGTCCAAAAAAGAGGGCCAGTTAAACTGACCCTACTTACGAATTAGTTAATTGGAAATGAAACACCGAATACAAAAGCAGTGAATGAGTCTTTAAGATCAACTTGAACTTCTGCGTTTCCAAGTAGGTGTTGGTAACCTTCAATTGGAAGATGTCCATTAATCCCTACGTTAGCTGAAAGAGTGCTCTCGTAAGACTTTTCTTTCGTATCAAGTTTCAGTCCTAGCGGAAGTGAAGCATACGGATACGCTTCTTTACCCCAGAAACTGAACCCTTTAGATACTTGAGGAGCGAAAGTAAAAGAGTTCTTTCTCGTCTCAAATTCTTTAGAGTTTTCAAATTGTGCTTTCAAAGAAACACGTGGTTGATTCATAAAATCAGGAAAAATTTCGTAGTCAGCTGATGCAAAAATTGACCCGTCTCTCTCACCACCATTAAGGGCAAGACCTCCGTCAAAAGTAAGCATTTGATTCATTTTATAAGTGTAACGAACCTGTGCTCCTACACCACCACCAGAAGAAGTGATCCCTGTCGCTTCAGTCGATAGCATTTTCGTATTAGACATTAGTGGGAATGTTGAATAACCCATCCCAACAGCTAGAGAACTAGCACTGGCTGCCATAGCGGCCACAATAGAAATAACTTTTGTTGTCTTCATAATTCCACCTTCCTTGGGATTGAAGAGATTTTCTCCATATTCCCTAATATTCTAGCCCTTTGACGCGCCAAACGTCAAAAAAATCCACCGCTTTTGACCCATATTTACACAATTTTTAAATCCCATATTGACTAGTGTTCTGGAAAGCTTTATAAAGTCTTTACGAATTGAATTGTGGTGGCTGTGGCGCAGTTGGTAGCGCAGTAGATTGTGATTCTATTGGTCGAGGGTTCGAGCCCCTTCAGCCACCCCATTCTTTTCAGACATTCACTTCGATGACAATCCCTTCGGGGAAAATCATATTAAAAGCAGAGTTTAACCCACTCTGCTTTTTTTTTGGAAGCGGCAAATGCCAGGAAGGCATTTGACGCTGAACAACTTCGAAGGCGACCACGAAGGGAGCCGCAGAATACTTCTCGAACCGACCAACCAAATTCAAAAACTAATTCCATGAAATACACCAACCGCCAGGAAGGCATTTGACGCTGAACAACTTCGGAGGCGACCACGAAGGGAGCCGCAGAATAGGTCCATTCCGGAGACATAGTTTACACTTTTAAATGAAATGGTCGGTTATAATCTTCTTATAACAGGAGGTTGTAACTATGCCATGGATGGAGTGTAGAGTTATGGATCAAAAATTACAGTTTGTTGCTAGATTGCTTGAAGGCGAAAAAATGGCACCTTTGTGTCGTAAGTTCGGGATAACACGGCCAACAGGATACAAGATCTAGAACCGTTACAAGAAGCTTGGAGAAATGGCCCAAGTTGAGCAAAAGAGAACACCTCACCGTTATGCTAATTCTCTTCCCATTGAGGTTGAAGCTTTAATTTTAAGCTTAAAAAGAGAGTACCCAAACTGGAGTGCTCCCAAAATAAGAGAAAAAATAATAAAGAAGTTCCCAGATGTAAAAGTTCCAGCAACAAGTACTATCCATGCAGTACTAGATAGAAATGGACTTGTTAAACATCGTAAAGGTAGAAAACGATATAAATCCCAAGGAACAAATGAAGTCTTTGCCTTTGAAACGTTTACAAGAGCATTTGAAGAGTTTGGTTTACCTGATGCAATTAGAACTGATAATGGTGTTCCATTTGCTAGTGGAGCTTCGTTTTATAATCTTACAAAACTTTCTGTTTGGTGGATGAGACTTGGGATTAAAATAGAGAGAATAGAACCAGGAAATCCTCAACAACTAGCAAGACATAAGAACATAAGTACCACAATTAGATTCTATACTATGAACCTTAAGGCCCTAGATAACCCCGCATCACGCTCTATTGAAAAATTAATTGAGAAGCAAGACTAATCGTACTTTCATTAACTTATAAAATAGAGCAAGAAATCGCTAAATAAAAGACCTTTTTATTCCGATTAGAATTTGAATCATAATAATTATAATATTTTGAATGGTTACAACCATTATGGCTGGAATTTTATGGCAAAATTTATTGGAATTGATTTAGGAACTACGTTTTCTGCTGCGGCAACTGTAGATGTAGAAGGACGACCTGTAATTGTAAGAGATAGCGAAGGTAATAATATTATCCCTTCTTGCGTGGTAGTTGATGGTGACACAATTGAAGTTGGAGCACATGCCTTAGATACTTGGGAAAGCTCTCCAGAGAAAGGAGCTTCACGATTTAAAAGAATAATGGGGACCACAAACAAAACCATTAACCTTTCTGGTAAAGAATTTACACCTACTGAGCTTAGTTCATTTGTTTTGAAAAAAATTGTGAAAGAAGTTGAATCGCAAATTGGTGAAATTGAGGAAGCTGTCGTAACAATACCTGCAAACTTTGCACATGAAGCTCGTGAAGCAACAATGCTTGCTGCTAAAAAGGCTGGCTTAAAAATTAAGAATATTATTAACGAGCCAACAGCTGCTGCACTTTATTACGCATATAAAACAGGAGAGGACCTTGATGGAATATATGCCGTCTTTGATCTTGGTGGTGGAACTTTTGATGTATCAATAATCCAAGCTCATGGGAAAAATGTTGAAGTTTTATCTTCAGACGGAGTTTCTAGACTAGGCGGAGATGACTTTGACAAAGCAGTTATTGATCTTCTTTGTGAAAAGTATAAGGCAATATCAGGAAATGATCTCGATCCAAAAGAAATATCATTAGTGCAAGCAGAAAAAGCTAAAAAGCACTTAACAATAAAGGAAACAACTAAGCAAAAAATCAACGGAATTAGTGTTGAAGTAAGTAGAAATGATTTCCAAGAAAAAATAAAGTCCCTTTTAGCACAAATAGAACTTTTGTGTGAGTCTGCCCTAGATGAAGCCAAGATCCAAACATCACAATTAAAAGGAATCTTTCTTGCAGGAGGATCAACAAGGGTCCCTGCAATTAAGGAAGTAGTTACAAAAGTATTTGGCAAAGAACCAACATCTACAGCAAACGTTGATGAAGTTGTAGCCCTAGGGGCAGCCATATATGCTACTTACAGAGCGGATAGAACTAAACTATCGCCTGGGCAAAAAGAAAGTGTTGAAAAAATTAAAATTAGTGAAACAACTAATAAGTGCTTCGGAACTATTACCCTCACGAGAGATGCTGCGAGAGATGATATTGTTCTGAAAAATACCACACTGATACCTAAAGGACATAAAATTCCATGTTCAGTTACACAATCTTTCTACACAACACATGAAGGACAAACAGGTGTTAACTGTAAGGTTACAGAATCTTCTACTATTGAGACAGATCCAAAGTTTGTAAAGATCATCTGGGAAGGAAACCTAGAGCTACCTCCAAATAGACCAGAAGGACAAAAGATTGATGTAACATTTTCTTATGATGAAAATCAAATTATGCAATGTTCTTTTGTCGATGTAGCTACTGGAAAAAAAACGTCAGTAGATCTCACGATGGTCTCAACAGAGAACTTCGATGATAACAAAATAGATAAATTCTTGGTGGAGTAATATTAATGGAAAAAATACTAGCATGGATAGGTGTTATTATAGCCTGGTTCCTAATTCAACTTGCGTGGAGATTTATAGTAAGCGGAGTTAGTGCTGCAGGCAGGACAGTAACAGGAAAGGGAAATTTTAAAGATAATTTAAATGCTTCATTTTTTGGAATGGAAGATTTCCAGATGAGACTAGTCGACCAACCTTTTGAGAATGGTGAGAAAAATAACTTAAAGGTGAAATCTATTGAAGTAAAAGGTCGATTTCCCATAACCTCACCAAAGAATGCGGCTTTGGTAATATCTGTTCTAGATACCACTGAGGAGGAGTCTCTTCCTGTATTATCAGTACTTGAAGATTATAGAGAACCTGATACAGCGGCTTTTCAAGCTGTAGTTCCTATGGGTCAAATGAAACCTGAATTTGGCTTCCCTAGCTGGACTAAAGTCGGAGGATTTCTTCCAGAGTTTTTAGAAACTGCATATAAAGGAAATAGAAAGTTATCTGTATTTCTTAGACTTGTCGACTTAGAAAACCCTCCCACTATCCGCCTTGGGTATCATGGAAACGATCAAAAAGGACTTCTTTGGATTCAGGGACAAGAGTTTCAGCACAATATGATCTATGCTGGCTATAGAGAAGAGCAAGAAAATCGTATCAAAGCTCATTGCTCGATAATTAAACTAGGAGTTTTCGCTGCTCTATCTGACAATGAATTTAACGAAGAAGAAGGACTATCAATTAAGAAATGGATGTATCAAACTCTTTGTTTCTACTCTGATTTCCAATTTGAAGATATGAAGGCTTTATTTAATCAAACATTTAAAGAAGCATACTCTCAACATCAAAATGGTCAACTCTCTGTATCTGATATTTGTGCGACCTTGAATGAGATTGATAATGATAGTTATAAATATGAGGCAGTAGAACTTTGTTATGATGTCGTTGCTGCAGACAAAAAGATAGAAACTGAAGAAGCCTCAATGATTAGAAAAATTTCAGAAACTCTTAAACTAGACTTTAAAGAGATTGAAAAGATTAAAGATAAGAGACTTGTTGGCCTTGACTCAAATGCTATTGGTGGTGCATCAGTTGAAGAACTCCTTGGGATAAATGAAAGCATGACTCCAGATGAGATTAATAGCCATCTAAGAAGAGAGTTTCAAAAGTGGAATAGTCGTTTAAACACTCTACCAGAAGGTGAAGAAAGAGAGAACGCACAAAAAATGCTAGATCTAATAGCAGAGGCAAGAAATAACCGTGCCGCATAGACTTACAGAAGCTAGAAATTTAGCGAATGCCCTTAGATTCTGTAAAGATGCTCAATCCAACTCAATGAAGAATTATTCACTTAGGGACTTCGATAACATTAAAAATGTTCTCTATAAAACAGGTATGGAAATTACTGAAGTCTCTACTCTTTACCTTGGGAAATGTATCTCAGATATCAAAACACTTTTAAAAATCCCTCAAGAATCAGTCAAAACTTTTGTTTATTCTTCCCCTGAAATCCAAGCAGAATGTTTTCTAGGAAGCGAGAACGAATGTATATTGCGGCTCACATCAGGAATAGTAAATTTATTATCTATCGAAGAATTGAAGTTTGTCATTGGCCATGAGATTGGACATTTTCTTCTTGGTCACTCTGGTGTTTTTGAACCAGAGCAATATTGGCAATCACAATCTCAAGAAATATCTGCGGATCGTGTTGGACTTTTATGTGCTGGATCTCTCGACGTCGCCTTTAGAGCACTCCTCAAGACAACGTCTGGTCTAGACGAAAGACATTTAACCTTCAACGTTAGTGAATTTATTTCACAAATGAAAAAGTTTCTAGAAGTAGCAAATATAAAAAATAATCAATCTACTCACCCGTCTATGGTTCTTAGATCTAGAGCATTAATCTGGTTTTCAGCAAGTGACTTTTTTTTGAATTATCCAGAGGACCACAGAAGATTTGATGTGAAAAGCGTCGATTCAAAAGTTATGAATGATTTTGATAAAGAAATTAGAATAGTAGAAGAACTAGAAAAGCAAAATGTTAAAAATGATCTCCATTTCTGGACTATTGCTGAATATATCTTCAATCTCGGCAAATTCACAAAAGAATCCCAAAAAACAGTTGAGAAAGTTTTAAGTACAGAAAGAATGAACAAGCTTAAATCTTTACTATCAAATTTCTCACCAGATGAAATTAAAAATGAGATTCAAAAGAACTCAGAATCGATAGAAACTATATTACTTCAAAGTTATGCTATTAACCCAAATGAAGTTAAAAAAGAATTCTTAGAAAAAATATATAAAGCCCTTAAATAAACATTTTCTCATCTCTTTTTGAGAGCTATTTAGATTCTGTGACTAAACAATTCTGGAACTTCTTTCTACTACCTGAGAATACTTGTCTTAATCCAACCTTCACTAATACCAGTCTCTAGTGAGTAAAACTCTATTTGTGGGAAGTACTCGGTAGACAGTGGAAGAATAACAAAACAAGCCTCTAATAAATTAACTTGAACATTCTCATTTTCAATAATTTTTCCGTTAGTAATTTAAGTATCGTTTTTCTTATTAAATATTTTTAACTTTAAATGCACCTCTCCACTTGAATTCTATAATTCATGCTAAATAGACAATTTTAAATCTCAGACTATCGACAGTCGTAAATCAACTTAAGTCTATAATTTTCAAATTTTCGATATCCGTATGCCTTTCTTTGAATTAGCTTGGCCTTACGGTTATACCCTTCGGTCTTTCCATTGGTGATCCTGGTTCTAAAATAGTTTAATGTAAGCCTTCTCAGCTCTTTTCTTACCTTTCATATTGTAAATTTTAAGCATCTGCTCTTTGAACTCGTAAATCTTTCCTAGTTCACCAAACATCCAATTGATGTGATCTACAATATTACGCTGAGAGCGATTAAGACGACTTCTGTTTGTTAGATAAAGTCTTCGCATTGGTGAATTTCGACTCTTTTCAAATACTCGATGCTTCATTGTCTCAATTCTTATTGTATTTAAGTGATGATTAAAAAGCTTAATCACATGAAATTTATCAACTGTGATTGTGGCATTTGGAAAGTGAGATCGAGCAAATTTTTTAAATGTAGAAGACATATCAATGACAACATTTTTAACATTCTCACGGCCTTTGATATTCATAATGTGAGAGTTTGCTAGTTCATCATAAGATCGTCCTAGAGCGACATCACGAACTCTATCATTATTGAAGTCGACAAAGATCATAGCAAATTCTTTGAAGTGAGTTTTTGTGTTTCGAACAAAAGAATGTTCATCGATCCCAATTGTTTTTGGCCATGGATAATCTAGTTTTTTGACCTCTAAGTTGAGCTGTTCATAATAGGCTTTGTAAATCATCCAAGTGGAGCATTTACACTTGTTTTGTACACTCTTTAAATCAGTGAAATTAGAAGCACACCATCTAATGTGAGATCTAAATCTTTGTGTGCTTCTAAAGCCCTTTACAATACCTTGTACTGCCGCTCGAAATACTGAAGAACAGTTAGGACATTTAAACCTTCTCTTTCTAATTTTGAGGAAAACCTGTTTGTCACGAATAGGTGTATCTTTGATGTTTACAAAGACATGATCATAAATTTTATAAGACTTTGTTGCACATTTTGGGCAGACTTCAAAAGTCGATTGCTTAATGGCCTCAAATTCAATTGTATGATTTTTGAGGTTACGTTTTTTGATAAATTTGACTTCTGGTAAAGACAAAAATTTGTTAAACTTATTCTCAAGCATGGGTATTTCCTTCGT is a window encoding:
- a CDS encoding TerB family tellurite resistance protein, with product MEKILAWIGVIIAWFLIQLAWRFIVSGVSAAGRTVTGKGNFKDNLNASFFGMEDFQMRLVDQPFENGEKNNLKVKSIEVKGRFPITSPKNAALVISVLDTTEEESLPVLSVLEDYREPDTAAFQAVVPMGQMKPEFGFPSWTKVGGFLPEFLETAYKGNRKLSVFLRLVDLENPPTIRLGYHGNDQKGLLWIQGQEFQHNMIYAGYREEQENRIKAHCSIIKLGVFAALSDNEFNEEEGLSIKKWMYQTLCFYSDFQFEDMKALFNQTFKEAYSQHQNGQLSVSDICATLNEIDNDSYKYEAVELCYDVVAADKKIETEEASMIRKISETLKLDFKEIEKIKDKRLVGLDSNAIGGASVEELLGINESMTPDEINSHLRREFQKWNSRLNTLPEGEERENAQKMLDLIAEARNNRAA
- a CDS encoding Hsp70 family protein: MAKFIGIDLGTTFSAAATVDVEGRPVIVRDSEGNNIIPSCVVVDGDTIEVGAHALDTWESSPEKGASRFKRIMGTTNKTINLSGKEFTPTELSSFVLKKIVKEVESQIGEIEEAVVTIPANFAHEAREATMLAAKKAGLKIKNIINEPTAAALYYAYKTGEDLDGIYAVFDLGGGTFDVSIIQAHGKNVEVLSSDGVSRLGGDDFDKAVIDLLCEKYKAISGNDLDPKEISLVQAEKAKKHLTIKETTKQKINGISVEVSRNDFQEKIKSLLAQIELLCESALDEAKIQTSQLKGIFLAGGSTRVPAIKEVVTKVFGKEPTSTANVDEVVALGAAIYATYRADRTKLSPGQKESVEKIKISETTNKCFGTITLTRDAARDDIVLKNTTLIPKGHKIPCSVTQSFYTTHEGQTGVNCKVTESSTIETDPKFVKIIWEGNLELPPNRPEGQKIDVTFSYDENQIMQCSFVDVATGKKTSVDLTMVSTENFDDNKIDKFLVE
- a CDS encoding pseudouridine synthase, with the translated sequence MGIVKKHFGTDLYYAIYSVEEEQHFMRLDQFMQTFLPSWSRQQIKKRIKDKSIQILGRPGNNRPSTLVHHREHIQITMRDEGVEDEYWNGEKLELDKDPEIVFEDDDLAVISKPAYMSTHPTGRHLFNCATVVMEGRYQKTVHSVHRLDRETSGILVMGRNPKISTIMTDHFLYDRVRKCYFFIAIANEEYNGEIKFESNERLGSATKTGLKRVLINHYPEDSSDGKHARTLFHIIHQEGKYVIGLAFPQTGRQHQIRVHAMVQGLPLLGDKMYLGGFKMFQRFKDQIASTEDHDLMQITRHALHAMAIKIPYKGEERIFKSHIPLDLKAWLEQNIEMPISELEEKLSDGIDEYLNQ
- a CDS encoding HAD-IIB family hydrolase, whose product is MIPSIVFSDFDGTLTHHTDFTKDFFSILEILEKNSIPLVIVTGRSISWGHFLLTHFSNLNHVICEGGGVIVGRKKGNHLYNDYLVEEKDRTRLRTFSKALLKKFHGLELTIDSIGRRTDRAIELDDLTEDLERMKEIKAFMEKEKINYSQSNVHLNFWCGEVSKYKAVVEFMKRNYSSISLDQTVFFGDSLNDESMFKNLSNTVGVSNIKSVLKKLEYEPSEILVGEENEGPKGVYNYLKSSLK
- a CDS encoding M48 family metallopeptidase, which translates into the protein MPHRLTEARNLANALRFCKDAQSNSMKNYSLRDFDNIKNVLYKTGMEITEVSTLYLGKCISDIKTLLKIPQESVKTFVYSSPEIQAECFLGSENECILRLTSGIVNLLSIEELKFVIGHEIGHFLLGHSGVFEPEQYWQSQSQEISADRVGLLCAGSLDVAFRALLKTTSGLDERHLTFNVSEFISQMKKFLEVANIKNNQSTHPSMVLRSRALIWFSASDFFLNYPEDHRRFDVKSVDSKVMNDFDKEIRIVEELEKQNVKNDLHFWTIAEYIFNLGKFTKESQKTVEKVLSTERMNKLKSLLSNFSPDEIKNEIQKNSESIETILLQSYAINPNEVKKEFLEKIYKALK